From one Accipiter gentilis chromosome 3, bAccGen1.1, whole genome shotgun sequence genomic stretch:
- the GASK1B gene encoding Golgi-associated kinase 1B gives MLFSSCGFTREMTTFDQPSNIKNLFICCLCTPRVLRLWTCRRPRTRRNLLVGTACVIYLGFLISQVGHVLPQHKGGHQKISSRSLQDAAQTPFLGIPLDGTLSPPNFQETQLGSNGTLLPPNVVYITLRSKRSKPANIRGTVKPKRRKKHATPLSYGQRFPKATFMSREEAFAQEPGRATHATGTMGEAIALEARKHQLDEHKHKGMAVRERGHRRPGGISGAIKAQPQPEESNIRIYSESSPSWLSKDDILNMRMLADSQIESIQEVPSHKAVLVVFARGPSTTGAACNQGRCGIVKRPLDMSEVFAFHLDRILGLNRSLPSVSRRSEFFQDGQACPVILWDSSLSPTDYNTHSSVRLTWGQYQQLLKQKCWQNGKVPKAEWGCTEIHHHEWSKMALFDFLLQIYNRLDRNCCGFKPLKEDSCMQQGLKLKCSDQDAVDLTHIVQRRHDRRHLAFIDNKGFFDRNEDNLDFKILQGINEFPESAVSVLRSQRLREKLLQSLFLDKIYWESQGGRKGIEKLIDVIERRSKILLTYINAHGAKVLPMNE, from the exons ATGCTGTTTTCATCATGTGGATTCACTAGAGAAATGACCACCTTTGATCAGCCAAGTAATATAAAAAACTTGTTTATTTGCTGCCTGTGCACCCCACGGGTGCTGAGGCTCTGGACTTGCAGGCGCCCAAGGACAAGGAGGAATCTGCTAGTGGGCACTGCGTGTGTGATCTACCTGGGATTCCTCATCAGTCAAGTGGGTCATGTTTTACCCCAGCACAAAGGAGGACATCAAAAGATCAGTTCCAGAAGTCTCCAAGATGCAGCCCAAACTCCTTTTCTGGGCATCCCACTGGATGGCACCCTGTCACCACCCAATTTCCAGGAAACCCAGCTTGGTAGCAATGGGACCTTGCTGCCACCCAATGTAGTTTATATCACCCTGCGGTCCAAGCGCAGCAAACCTGCCAATATCAGAGGAACAGTGAAGCCAAAGCGCAGGAAGAAACATGCAACCCCTTTGTCCTATGGGCAGCGCTTTCCAAAAGCCACTTTTATGAGCCGGGAAGAGGCCTTTGCCCAAGAGCCAGGGAGGGCAACACATGCCACAGGCACAATGGGAGAAGCAATAGCTCTGGAGGCAAGAAAGCATCAGCTGGATGAACACAAGCATAAAGGAATGGCAGTCAGGGAGAGGGGTCACCGGAGACCTGGGGGGATTTCTGGAGCTATAaaggcacagccccagcctgagGAAAGCAATATCAGGATTTACAGCGAGAGCTCTCCCTCTTGGCTGAGCAAAGACGACATCCTAAACATGCGCATGCTGGCAGATTCTCAGATAGAGAGCATCCAAGAAGTACCTTCTCACAAAGCAGTCCTGGTAGTATTTGCGAGAGGTCCCAGCACCACAGGAGCTGCTTGTAATCAGGGACGCTGTGGCATCGTCAAAAGACCCCTCGATATGAGTGAGGTGTTTGCCTTTCATTTGGATAGGATCTTGGGGCTAAACAGGAGCTTACCTTCTGTAAGCAGGAGATCGGAGTTCTTCCAAG atggTCAAGCCTGTCCTGTTATTCTCTGGGATTCCTCACTGAGTCCAACAGATTATAATACCCATTCATCAGTGAGATTAACCTGGGGGCAATATCAGCAGCTATTGAAGCAGAAATGCTGGCAGAATGGTAAAGTTCCCAAAGCTGAGTGGGGCTGTACTGAAATCCATCATCATGAGTGGTCCAAGATGGCACTCTTTGATTTTCTTCTGCAG ATCTATAATCGACTAGACAGAAACTGCTGTGGATTCAAACCTCTCAAGGAGGATTCCTGCATGCAGCAAGGATTGAAGCTGAAATGCAGTGATCAGGATGCTGTTGACCTGACACACATAGTTCAGAGAAGGCATGACCGAAGGCACTTGGCCTTTATAGACAATAAGGGTTTCTTTGACAGAAACGAGGACAATCTTGACTTCAAAATACTACAAGGAATCAATGA ATTCCCTGAATCTGCAGTTTCAGTGCTGAGGAGCCAGCGTTTACGTGAGAAGTTGCTTCAGTCTTTGTTCCTTGACAAAATATACTGGGAGAGCCAAGGAGGCAGAAAAGGAATTGAAAAGCTTATTGATGTAATAGAAAGGAGGTCCAAAATTCTTCTTACTTACATAAATGCACATGGAGCCAAAGTATTGCCCATGAATGAATGA